CCGGAGGTCACGTATGGCTGCCGTTTGATTACCTTCTGCGCTTGGAGTCAATGTTGCCTGGAGAGGCAATGCCCGCTCCAGGCAACGGATTTCTGTTCTCTAGAAGAACCCGAGCTTCTTGGGGGAGTAACTGACCAAAACGTTCTTCGTCTGCTGGTGGTACTGCGTCTACACCCATGCTGCCCAGGGGAAACGATGGCTGGTGCGGCTCCTCGGCGGAGGCTGGTCCGGAAATGGTCCGGATCGGCGAGCCATGCCACTCGGTGTCGCCGATCACTCGCGGGGAGCGGCGTGAGAGACCATCGAGGAGGGCGAAGAGCCGGGGGGAGTGCCGTCAGGCGGTGGCGGCCGGGCCCGGCTTCGGCCGACACCGTCTGGCATATTGGGCCCAGAGAGGGTGCTGGGCCGGCCAAGGCATATCGTCGCCTCACGCCCGTCGCAAGTCACGACTACGGCCTCGGCAACCGAAGCGGTGATGCCGGGCCCTCAAGCGCGACCTACAGGCTCGTGAGCTCCTGCCTCGCGATGCCGAATGCGTGCCCGGCGCGAGCGTGCCCGACGACTACCTGGGCGACACCCCCGACCGCGCCTTCTTCGAGACGCTGCTCGCCGAATGCGTCCCCGGGGCACGCAGGCTCGGCGAGATGAAGTTCAGCGGCGTCTTCACCGCGCACGTCCGCTCGGCGGGCACGTACGGCAGCGGTCGTGTCTTCCTCGCCGGCGACGCGGCGCACGCGATGAGCCCGTCCGGCGCGCAGGGCCTCAACACCGGCATCCAGGACGCGGTCAACCTGGGATGGAAGCTGGCCGGTGTGGTGCGGGGCGACTACCGCCCCGACCTGCTGGACAGCTACGACACCGAGCGCAGGCCGGCCGTCGACGCGGTCGCCGGCCTCTCCACCCGCCTGGCCCGGATCGGGCTGTACTCGGCCCGGCACCAGACCCTCGCCCGGGACGCCGTCTACCGGCTGGGCAGCACGACCCGGATGCTGGAGAAGGTGCTCGCGCCCAAGCTGGCCCAGCTCGACACCCACTACGGCGCTCGGCCGAAAATACGCTCCCTGGTGCCGGGCGAACGCCTGCCCCTCGGCTGGCGCGAGTCGAACGCGGCGCCGGTGCTGCGCGTCGACCGCTACACCGTGTTGCTCTGGCCGGGCCTGCGGTACCGGTACGAGCGCTGGATCGGGCTCGTCGAGCGGCTGCGTGAGCAGGTCACCGAGGCAGCCGTCTCCGATCTGGGCGGCCGCCCGCCAGGCCCGCTGCTGAGCAAACTCCCCCGCGAGGCACACGCCCTGATCATCCGGCCCGACGGCCACCTCGACAGCCTCGTCCCCCTGGACGACAACGCCCCCGCCGCCGCTGTCCGCAACGTCGGCCAGGCACTGGCCCGGCATGTGATCCCACACCCCGTCGCTTCGCAACGCGCCGGGCAGTCCGCCTAACACCTGTCCCGGAATCAACCCGAAGGAGCCAGCCATGAGTACCACCACCCCCCGTGTCACCCTCACCGAAGTCGCCGACATGACGCCCGAACAGCTTGCGGTGTACGAGAAGTTCCAGTCCAACCTGACCCGCGCACTGCTGCTGACCAAGAATTCGGCAGCCGCTCACCTCGCGCTCGGCGGCACCTTCACCGTCGGACTGCTGAGCCTGCTGGACCGCGAGGTGGTTGTGCTGCGCGTGGCCCGGCTGCGCGACAGCGAGTTCGAGCGTCTGCTGCACTACCCGCTCGCGAAGAAGGCCGGGCTGGACGACACCGGGATCAAGGCGATCGAGGACGGCCTCTACGACGAACTGCCGCCCGCCCGCGCCGCCCTGGTCCGCTACGTCACCGACTGCATGGTCGACCACAAGGCGAGCGAGGAGGCCTACTCCACCCTGCGCGCGTACTACTCGCAGAACGAGGTCGCTGAGATCACCCACCTCGCGGGGCACAGCGCCATGACCGCCATGTACCTCGCCAGCCTGGACATCCCGCTCGACGAGGGCATTGCCTCCTGGGGTCGGCTGACCGAGGTCCAGGACGAGGTCAAGAGCTGAACCCCGCACGCCGCCCGATCCGAGAGGAAGAACGTTGCACTACGCCCGGCTGGGCTCGTCCGGCCTGAAGGTGTCACGACTGGCGCTGGGATGCATGAGCTACGGCGAACCCGGACGTGGCACCCATCCCTGGTCGCTGCCCGAAGAGGAGAGCCTCCCGTTCATCGCCCAGGCGCTGGACCTGGGCATCAACTTCTTCGATACCGCGAACGTCTACTCGCTGGGCACGAGTGAGGAGTTCCTCGGCCGCGCGATACGGAAACTGACGCGCCGCGAGGACGTCGTCCTCGCCACCAAGGTGTACGAGAGAATGACCACCTCTTCCCTCTCCGGTGGATTGTCACGCTCGGCAATCATGCGCGAACTCGACGCAAGCCTGAGACGGTTGGACACCGACTACGTAGACCTTTACATCATCCACCGCTGGGACCACGAAACTCCGGTGGAAGAGACGATGGAGACGCTCCACGACGTGGTGCGCGCGGGCAAGGTCCGCTACATCGGAGCCTCGTCCATGCACACCTGGCAGTTCGTGAAGGCGCAGTACATCGCCGACCTGCACGGGTGGACACGGTTCGTGAGCATGCAGAACCACTACAACCTCGTCAACCGCGAGGAAGAGCGCGAGATGCTCCCGTACTGCCTCGCGGAGGGCGTCGGCGTCACCCCGTGGAGTCCGCTGGCCCGCGGAAGGCTCACCCGGGACTGGGACGCTGCCTCGCCCCGCACTGCGGGCGACCCGATACAGGAGCGTTTCTACGGACCGACCGAGCCGGCCGATCGCGCGGTTGCCCGGGTGGTCGCCGAGATCGCTGCCGAACGCGGCCTGCCCATGGCCCAGGTGGCCCTCGCCTGGGTGCTGCACCAGCCCGCGGTCACCGCGCCCGTCGTCGGTGCGACCAAGCCTCACCACCTCGAAGACGCGGCGGCTGCTCTCGACGTGGTGCTCGACGCCACCGAACTGGCTCGGCTCGAGGAGCCCTATACGCCGCACGCCGTCGTGGAATACGTCTGACAGGCAAGGGGAGGAATCGTGGGAATAGCTGACTTCGCCGTGGCGATGCCGAGCGGAAAGCTGAGTGTCAACGACGTAAGTCGGAAGTCCGGCTGCAGCGTTGAGAAGCTCGGGCAGATTTTGCCCTCGGGAAAGTTCTCGGTATTGGTCGAGGGCGAGAGTTCCTGGGGGCTGGGCCGGGAGGCTGCAGCCAGGCTCCTGGCCAGGAACCCGGTGCCGCTCGACGAGATCGGTCTCGTCCTGTACGCGGGCTCCAGCGAATGGGGTACGCCGTTCTGGTCGCCCGCAGCCAAGATCGCACTGGAGCTGGGGATCGAGCAGGCGCACTGCTTTGAGGTCTCGAACTTCTGCAACGCGGGCATGGTGGCCGTGAAGATGGCGGATGACCAGGTGCGGGCAGGCACACACAAGTACGCGCTGGTGATCATCGCGGACCGACTGAGCCAGCTCGTCGAGTACGGCACCGGGTACATCGAGCTGTTCAACTTCGCGGACGGCGCGGCCGCGGTCCTGGTCTCGGCCAACGCCGCGTACGAGGTGCTCGGCGCCGCCCATCACACCGACCCGCAGTGGGTGGACTCGTACTACGGCGAGATCAAGGAGGGCCAGGTCAAGGTCGAGCGGGGCGAGAAGCTCGACGGACTCGGCGAGGCGTTCCTTGACAACTTCACCACCCTGACCGGCAAGGTCCTCGCGGATATCGGACAGGAGACGGACGATGTGGCGTACTTCCTGGTTACGCATGGTAACCAGGACATTCACCGCAAGTACTTGTCCGCGCTGGGGGTGCCCGCCTCCCGCAGCGTCTTCCAGTACGACTTCGACGGTCACCTCGGGGGCGTGGACCCGTTCCTGGCCCTGGAGGAACTGGAGAGGGACGGCCGGATCGGCTCAGGCGACCTGGTGATCGTGGCGACGGCGGGATCCGGGTTCACCTGGGGGGTGACAGCGATCCGCCGGACGTAGTCGCCCATGCGGCACACGGAAGGCCCCCGGTCCGTACGGACCGGGGGCCTTGTGTCGTTGTCCTTCAGCTCCGGCGAACGGAGTTCAGGTCCACCGTCAGAAGCTGCAGGGCCGCCTCGTGCGGGGAGTCGGGCTCCGCGTGGTAGAGCTTCAGGATGTTGCCGTCCTGGAGGCCCGCGGACTGGTACATCAGCTCCAGCTCGCCCACCACCGGATGGTCGAAGAGCTTGGTGCCCTCGATGCAGTTCGCCACCCGCTGGCGGCACCAGAGTGCCGCGAACTCTTCATCCTGGATGGTCAGCTCGCCGATCAGCTCGGCAAGCCGCGGATCGTGTCGGTGATTTCCCGAGATGAATCGCAGATACGTCACGTTTGACTCCGACTCGGCGGCCCAGTCCGCGTACAGAGCCCGGACGTTCTCGTCGAGGAAGTTCATTTTGATGATGTTGGGGCGCTGTTCGACATCCTGGGGGACGCCGAATTCGAGGTGCGGTGCGAACAGTTGGTGGTACAGGGGGTTCCAGGCCAGGATGTCGCAACGGTAGTTCAGCACGGCTGCCGCCACACTGCCGAGTGATGACATCAGCATCCTGGTGCTGAAGCTGAGTTGGTCGTCATCGGGCGTTTGCCGCTGCGGGTTCTGCACCGCTGTGCCGATCTTGAGCAGGTAGTCCTGCTCGTCGCGGCCGAGATCCAGTGCGCGGGCGATGGAGAGTAGGACCTGCGGGGACGCGTGGGCGGTCTGTGACTGTTCAAGCCGGGTGTAGTAGGTCTGGCTCACACCAGCCAGCGCGGCCACTTCTTCGCGGCGCAGTCCAGGAACGCGGCGGGAGTTGCTGGTGCGCAGCCCCATCTGCTCCGGTCGGACACGCTCGCGCATTTGGCGCAGATAGCTACCGAGGTCCGTGTTCATGATCTGTTCCACCCTTCTCATTATGAAGTGCCGAACGGCATCGGCAATATCGCCTTGGACCGCGGTGACCTACGCCACAACGGCCGGGAGGGCGGTGCGGACCGCTCTCCCGGCCGTGGCTGCCGCCACATCGGCTCTACGCGGTCACTGCGGACTGCTGAACTTGCTGCGCAGCACCAGCCACAGGAGCAGGCCGACGGCGAGCTGCGAGACACCGGCCACGCCGATGGCCACGTGGATGCCGGTGAGCTCCTTGGCGGTGGTCGCGGTGCCCTGCCCGACGACGGTGGCGAACGCCGCGCTCACCAGCGGAATGCCGATCGCGATACCGACCTGCTGGCTCTGTGTGGCCATCCCGGTCGCCATGCCCTGTTCGTCGGCATCGACGGACGAGGTGGCGATGACCATGAAGCACAGGGCCGCCATCATGGAGAAGAACGCGTTCACGAATTGGGTGATGATCAGCGGGATCAGCCAGCGTGAGTCCGCGGTCGCCCACAGCGCGGGCAGCATGAACGCGCCCTGGAGGGCCAGGGAGACGCCGAGCATCGTGCGCGGCGAGACGCGCTGGAGGAGGCGCGGACCGACGACGCCGGCGATGATCTGGCCCATTCCGATCCCGAGCAGCACCAGGCCGGCAACCAGGGACGACAGGCCGAGCACGTTCTGGACGTACAGACCGGTGAAGAAGATCAGTGCGGTCTCGCCGCCGAAGATGAACAGGGCGGCTACGTTGCCGAAGGCGATGTCGGGCTTCCTCAGGACCTTCACCGGGACCAGGGCATCGACGGTACGGCTCTCCACGGTCCAGAAGACGCTGAGCAGGACGGCGGCGGCGATCAGCGCGACGCCGGCCGTCAGGTCCAAGCCCTGCTCGCCGACGCGGGTGACGCCGTAGATCCCGGCGAACAGGCCCAGGGTGATCAGCAGCGCGCCCGGCAGGTCGATGCGGCTGCGCTGCGCAGCCCGGCTCTCGTCGACGACGAGCGGCACGACGGCGATCGCCGCGATGGCCACGGGGATGTTGATGAAGAAGGCCCAGCGCCAGGAGAGCACATCCGTGAGGACACCGCCGAGGATCGCGCCGACGCTGAAACCGGAGCTCATCATCACGCTGTTGAGGCCGAGCGCCCGGGTCCGCAGAGAGGGCTCGGCGAAGGCCGTGGTGAGCAGGGCGAGCGCCGCGGGCGTGACAGCCGCAGTGGCCAGACCCTGGAGTGTACGGGCGACCAGCAGCATCGCGGCCGAGTCGGCGATGCCTCCGACGAGAGAGGAAACGGCCAGGACGACCATTCCCGCGGTGAAGATGCGCCGGCGCCCCACGTAGTCGCCGACGCGGCCGAAGACGAGGGTGCATCCGGCGGCGCACAGGGCGAACGTCGTGGTGATCCACTGCAGGCTCCCCGTCGAGAACCCGAGGGACACGCCGACCTCGGGCAGCGCGACGTTGAGCACGGAGAAGTCTGCGGCCATCATGAACTGCGAAGCCAGGAGCACCATCAGGGCGGCGACTTGGCGTCCGGTCATGCGGACACCGGTCGGCGGCGCGGATGCGGCGGTCGTGGAGGTATCGGCGGTTGTCATGCCCCCAGCCTCGGCCGTCCGCCCCGCCCCAGCCAGATCCCTTTTGACAGCACTCCTGCGGAGACTGTCACTGGCAGTGCCACCTTCGTCCGCGGGCCGTGGCCGTCACCAAGAGCAGCCGCCGCTCAAGGCGAGGGATGCTCCTATAGACGTCAAGCCGCAGGAGCAAGGTCGGTTTGAGTGATTCGTCCTGTTGGTGTGGTGGTCAGAGCCCGGTAGACCTCACGGGCGACGAATCGCTTGAGGCAGCGCGTGATGTCCTTCTTCGACAGTCCTTCCTTGGTGCGGCGTTCGACGTAGGCGCGGGTGCGCTCGTCGTAGCGCATGCGGACCAGCACGATGGTGTGAAGGGCGTTGTTCGCGGCTCGGTCTCCGCCGCGATTGAGGCGGTGGCGGTGAGTGCGGCCGGACGACGCGGGGATCGGGGCGACTCCGGTCAGGTGCGCGAACGCACCCTCGGACCGCATCCGTTCGGGGTTGTCCCCGGCCGAGGCCAGAAGCTGGCCGGCAGTCTCGGGGCCGACGCCGAACAGCGCGAGCAGTTCCGGGGCGGCCTGCTTGACCAAAGGCGCGATTTCCGCGTCGAGCCCGGCGATCTCGTCGTGCATCACCTGGTGACGGCGGGCCAGGCGCCGCAGAGACGCCTTCGTCGCGGCCAGCGGCCTCGACAGGTCTTCACCCGACCGCAGCCGGGCGAGCGTGCGTATCAGTACGGCCCGGTCCAGCCCCGCGACCTGCTCACGCAGCAGCGCCGGAGCGGACACCAGCAGGCCGCGGATCTGGTTCATCGCCTGGGTGCGGGCCTTGACCGCACTGCGGCGGACGATCCGCAGCACCCTCACGGCCTCGACCACGCCGTCCCTGCTCTTCGGGATGCCGGTGGCCCGGCCGGATGCCACAGCCATCGCGGCGGCGTAGGCGTCGATCGGATCGGACTTGCCCTTCATCCGGCGTGTCTTGCGGTCCGGGCGGTCCACGTCGACGACCGTGACCCCGGCCGCGGTCAGTACACGGGCGAGTTCGGCTCCGTAGGCACCTGTGCCTTCCACCCCGACCGCGACCGGCGTGCCGTGCGAGCGCATCCAGTCCAGCAGGTCCCGGTAGCCGCGGACCGTGGCCGGGAACTCCTGGTCGGCCAGGTGCCGGCCCATCCGGTCGATCACAGCCGCGTGGTGGGTCAGACCGTGGGTGTCGACACCGCCGGTGATCTCCCGGGCATCGTGCGTCATGCTGGTCATGTCCGTCCTTGCTGCTTGTCCGAGCCGAGGGCGGCACGCGCCGGTCGGGCGGGTGGACAAGACAGTGACGGGGCCTCTGGCCAGGCTCCTATGAGGTCACAGCCGCTCGTCCGGCCGCGTGCGTGATGACGCCGCTGGTGGGCCGACAAATCCCAGACAGGACAGTCTGAACGTCAGTCAGTCCAAGGGTCAGACTGAGGTTCCCCCGGTGCGCGGGAGGTGCTGATCAGCTGGTCAGGGCGGGTTGACGTGGTTTCAGGTTCGTTCGTTCGGCCGTTGCCTGGTCGGCGTAGTGCTTTTCCTCGAACTCGATGGGGCTGAGGTAGCCGAGCCGTTTCTGGATGCGGCGGGAGTTGTAGAAGCCGTCGATGTAC
The Streptomyces sp. NBC_01296 DNA segment above includes these coding regions:
- a CDS encoding FAD-dependent monooxygenase, with product MPGASVPDDYLGDTPDRAFFETLLAECVPGARRLGEMKFSGVFTAHVRSAGTYGSGRVFLAGDAAHAMSPSGAQGLNTGIQDAVNLGWKLAGVVRGDYRPDLLDSYDTERRPAVDAVAGLSTRLARIGLYSARHQTLARDAVYRLGSTTRMLEKVLAPKLAQLDTHYGARPKIRSLVPGERLPLGWRESNAAPVLRVDRYTVLLWPGLRYRYERWIGLVERLREQVTEAAVSDLGGRPPGPLLSKLPREAHALIIRPDGHLDSLVPLDDNAPAAAVRNVGQALARHVIPHPVASQRAGQSA
- a CDS encoding carboxymuconolactone decarboxylase family protein, which codes for MSTTTPRVTLTEVADMTPEQLAVYEKFQSNLTRALLLTKNSAAAHLALGGTFTVGLLSLLDREVVVLRVARLRDSEFERLLHYPLAKKAGLDDTGIKAIEDGLYDELPPARAALVRYVTDCMVDHKASEEAYSTLRAYYSQNEVAEITHLAGHSAMTAMYLASLDIPLDEGIASWGRLTEVQDEVKS
- a CDS encoding aldo/keto reductase; this translates as MHYARLGSSGLKVSRLALGCMSYGEPGRGTHPWSLPEEESLPFIAQALDLGINFFDTANVYSLGTSEEFLGRAIRKLTRREDVVLATKVYERMTTSSLSGGLSRSAIMRELDASLRRLDTDYVDLYIIHRWDHETPVEETMETLHDVVRAGKVRYIGASSMHTWQFVKAQYIADLHGWTRFVSMQNHYNLVNREEEREMLPYCLAEGVGVTPWSPLARGRLTRDWDAASPRTAGDPIQERFYGPTEPADRAVARVVAEIAAERGLPMAQVALAWVLHQPAVTAPVVGATKPHHLEDAAAALDVVLDATELARLEEPYTPHAVVEYV
- a CDS encoding 3-oxoacyl-ACP synthase III family protein, whose product is MPSGKFSVLVEGESSWGLGREAAARLLARNPVPLDEIGLVLYAGSSEWGTPFWSPAAKIALELGIEQAHCFEVSNFCNAGMVAVKMADDQVRAGTHKYALVIIADRLSQLVEYGTGYIELFNFADGAAAVLVSANAAYEVLGAAHHTDPQWVDSYYGEIKEGQVKVERGEKLDGLGEAFLDNFTTLTGKVLADIGQETDDVAYFLVTHGNQDIHRKYLSALGVPASRSVFQYDFDGHLGGVDPFLALEELERDGRIGSGDLVIVATAGSGFTWGVTAIRRT
- a CDS encoding helix-turn-helix transcriptional regulator, translating into MEQIMNTDLGSYLRQMRERVRPEQMGLRTSNSRRVPGLRREEVAALAGVSQTYYTRLEQSQTAHASPQVLLSIARALDLGRDEQDYLLKIGTAVQNPQRQTPDDDQLSFSTRMLMSSLGSVAAAVLNYRCDILAWNPLYHQLFAPHLEFGVPQDVEQRPNIIKMNFLDENVRALYADWAAESESNVTYLRFISGNHRHDPRLAELIGELTIQDEEFAALWCRQRVANCIEGTKLFDHPVVGELELMYQSAGLQDGNILKLYHAEPDSPHEAALQLLTVDLNSVRRS
- a CDS encoding MFS transporter — protein: MTTADTSTTAASAPPTGVRMTGRQVAALMVLLASQFMMAADFSVLNVALPEVGVSLGFSTGSLQWITTTFALCAAGCTLVFGRVGDYVGRRRIFTAGMVVLAVSSLVGGIADSAAMLLVARTLQGLATAAVTPAALALLTTAFAEPSLRTRALGLNSVMMSSGFSVGAILGGVLTDVLSWRWAFFINIPVAIAAIAVVPLVVDESRAAQRSRIDLPGALLITLGLFAGIYGVTRVGEQGLDLTAGVALIAAAVLLSVFWTVESRTVDALVPVKVLRKPDIAFGNVAALFIFGGETALIFFTGLYVQNVLGLSSLVAGLVLLGIGMGQIIAGVVGPRLLQRVSPRTMLGVSLALQGAFMLPALWATADSRWLIPLIITQFVNAFFSMMAALCFMVIATSSVDADEQGMATGMATQSQQVGIAIGIPLVSAAFATVVGQGTATTAKELTGIHVAIGVAGVSQLAVGLLLWLVLRSKFSSPQ
- a CDS encoding IS110 family transposase, coding for MTSMTHDAREITGGVDTHGLTHHAAVIDRMGRHLADQEFPATVRGYRDLLDWMRSHGTPVAVGVEGTGAYGAELARVLTAAGVTVVDVDRPDRKTRRMKGKSDPIDAYAAAMAVASGRATGIPKSRDGVVEAVRVLRIVRRSAVKARTQAMNQIRGLLVSAPALLREQVAGLDRAVLIRTLARLRSGEDLSRPLAATKASLRRLARRHQVMHDEIAGLDAEIAPLVKQAAPELLALFGVGPETAGQLLASAGDNPERMRSEGAFAHLTGVAPIPASSGRTHRHRLNRGGDRAANNALHTIVLVRMRYDERTRAYVERRTKEGLSKKDITRCLKRFVAREVYRALTTTPTGRITQTDLAPAA